The proteins below come from a single Acanthopagrus latus isolate v.2019 chromosome 4, fAcaLat1.1, whole genome shotgun sequence genomic window:
- the LOC119018175 gene encoding protein C19orf12 homolog — protein sequence MAQRVDDVIHLCCKIADQPEFEKTWKTIRNIKMITAAAGHSMLLFGPQELLVAGAVGGLIAWLVTRRKFKSLPQILMELPRAKKQKLYNNVVAVLRNLTWRNAAQLVAIVMSNGILRQRITAVLLNFIRQNL from the exons ATGGCTCAACGAGTGGATGATGTCATTCATCTCTGCTGTAAAATAGCAGATCAGCCTGAGTTCGAGAAAACCTGGAAAACCATTAGAAATATAAAGAtgataacagcagcagcaggacataGCATGCTTCTTTTTGGACCTCAAGAGTTGCTTGTTG CTGGAGCAGTTGGCGGTCTCATAGCCTGGTTGGTGACCAGAAGGAAGTTCAAGTCTCTGCCTCAGATCCTGATGGAGTTGCCACGTGCTAAGAAACAGAAGCTCTATAACAACGTTGTGGCCGTCTTACGCAACCTGACCTGGAGAAACGCAGCCCAGCTCGTTGCCATCGTGATGAGCAACGGCATACTTCGGCAGAGGATCACTGCTGTGTTGCTAAACTTCATCAGACAGAATCTGTGA
- the sdr42e1 gene encoding short-chain dehydrogenase/reductase family 42E member 1 encodes MEKARTDTFLITGGCGYFGYRLACSLREKGAKIILFDTIPSTQEVPEDVVFVQGDIREYAHVERAVAGVDCVFHIASYGMSGREQLNRHLIEAVNVQGTQNVLKACVEHGVSRLVYTSTFNVVFGGQVIENGDESLPYLPLHLHPDHYSRTKSMAEMAVLKANGTALHDGSGVLRSCALRPAGIYGPGEQRHLPRIVGYIEKGIFRFVYGDASSLVEFVHVDNLVSAHELAAEALTAEQQHRSAGQPYFISDGRPVNNFEFFRPLVEGLGYPFPKVRLPVSLIYFFAFLTEMIHHLVGPFYNFQPLLTRTEVYKTGVTHYFSMAKAKAELGYEPQEHNLDEVVQWFRSRGHGKKSHRSYLGRLILDILCVAAFVAVALSFLPLVGG; translated from the exons ATGGAAAAAGCACGTACAGACACGTTTTTGATAACTGGGGGATGTGGCTATTTTGGTTATCG CCTGGCGTGCTCTCTGCGTGAAAAAGGAGCCAAAATCATCCTGTTCGACACGATCCCTTCAACACAAGAGGTGCCAGAGGACGTTGTGTTTGTTCAAGGAGATATACGTGAATATGCCCACGTTGAGAGGGCCGTCGCTGGCGTGGACTGTGTATTCCACATCGCCTCCTATGGCATGTCTGGAAGGGAGCAGCTGAACCGGCACCTGATCGAGGCGGTGAATGTTCAAGGCACCCAGAACGTCCTGAAGGCCTGCGTCGAACATGGAGTGTCCAGGCTGGTTTACACCAGCACCTTCAACGTGGTGTTCGGAGGCCAAGTGATAGAGAACGGTGACGAAAGCCTCCCTTacctccctctccatcttcacCCTGACCACTACTCCAGAACCAAGTCCATGGCTGAGATGGCAGTGCTGAAAGCTAACGGCACCGCGCTGCATGATGGCTCCGGGGTGCTGAGAAGCTGCGCACTGCGTCCTGCAGGAATCTACGGGCCTGGTGAGCAGAGGCACCTGCCCAGGATCGTTGGCTACATAGAGAAGGGGATCTTCAGGTTTGTGTACGGTGACGCCAGCAGCCTGGTGGAGTTTGTCCATGTGGACAACCTGGTGTCAGCGCACGAGCTCGCTGCAGAGGCCCTGAccgcagagcagcagcaccgcTCTGCCGGCCAGCCTTACTTTATCTCAGATGGCAGGCCTGTTAACAATTTTGAATTCTTCAGACCTCTGGTAGAGGGCTTAGGCTATCCTTTCCCCAAGGTACgccttcctgtctctctcattTACTTTTTTGCCTTCCTGACAGAAATGATTCACCACCTCGTCGGGCCCTTTTATAACTTCCAGCCATTGCTGACGCGTACAGAAGTGTATAAAACTGGTGTGACGCATTACTTCAGCATGGCAAAAGCTAAGGCGGAGCTCGGGTACGAGCCCCAGGAGCACAACCTGGATGAGGTTGTGCAGTGGTTCAGGAGCAGAGGCCACGGGAAGAAATCTCACAGATCCTACCTCGGTCGATTGATACTAGACATCCTGTGTGTTGCTGCCTTTGTTGCTGtggctctctcttttcttccccttgTTGGCGGTTGA